The following DNA comes from Papaver somniferum cultivar HN1 chromosome 4, ASM357369v1, whole genome shotgun sequence.
ttagacttgaataccgaaacctcacttcgataagtctaactaagatcaaaattaacttagtttctcttatttggaatcgaattggactaaacaactcatcccgtacaccttttatttcgttaagccataaataattcatacaaactaacataaatcaacttgcataattattcacctcaaccggaagcaattaaaacaacatagacattaagagcaccgcaattgcaccgaaattttgtaagcctaaaagattgataccatacaaacgcaagataaaaataatagtttttcttaaccagaaccaattgaatcacacagaattgtaccgaaattttgtaagcctaaacaattgataccacacaataaagcaagataacaatagtttttcttaaccggaaccaattgaatcacacacatccatacacacatcatggaataaacatcgattgtaccgaaattttgttaaacaaaagcaatatatatatatatgatataaactcaggcttttcttaaataggaaaacaattaactaataagattgttacctcaaatttcgcatccacttctccaatatgtttgcatcttcatccagggagaattgatatcgaaatatcatcatgttgtcatccttatgcataaacaaaagaataacaacaaccaacctttaccagataaaggctgcaaaatcggttttaacaattgcaagcaaaagttgagaatagtcgaaacacatatgcttttatgctaaaccaaaccgattcaacatattttgactttttcacatattgtttctaccagaacccctcatgattctttgaaaaagcctaccaacatgggctagaacttaatcctgctaaatcaaaaagtcacccaaaccacaagggttcacaatatatgagatccaatattaaggtagtaaaaccgaaatcaaacatcccatgaacatacatagcaataagataaaagcatccaagcacaggctatgtaaaccgaaaactaccacaagaaaaattaccaatcaaataattttatccataatagatcaatacaatcaatgaaagaaatcaaaaattgatgtctactTTACCGTGAATAAGAATTTAAACTCATCCATCCTTGTTATCCTCTGTTTCCATGATTTCATCAAGGTTCTCTTCAAACATTTCAAGATTGTTGGAGTGAAAACTGATCATTTGAAGATCATGAAAATATCTATACGATGCCCAGCAAacaacatgaaaaataatttcctTTATAGCATCAGAGGATAATTCCTTCAAGAGTTCTTTTCGTCCTATCAGTTCGAGAACTCCTTCACATAAGCTAGTATGCCTTACTTTAGTAAGAGATGGCATCATCTGATATGAGCACAAATCAGAACAAATTTCGAATCTTCCTTTGTTGGAGGAATATAATACACTTTCCACTTCCTGGATACAATATTCTCCCATAAATTCGCTTTAAGACCTTTTATTCTCAGTGAAAAGAATTATATGAATTTTTCTAGTTAGAAGATCATGAAATCTACATGAATATATTAAATCAGATATATCATTCTTTAAATCGTTCATTATTGAAAACCATGAAGGTTTCCAATGAGAATAGGGTCTTTATAAGATCTTATCACTTATTAAAAAGGAAAAATTTATATACAAAGATTTTCGGTAATCTTTCTCAAAAAGAAATAATCAAAAATACCCATTTTAAACAAATTTCGATAATACAAGAGTGCTTGGATACAATGAAATTTGTTATTATGCACAAGTGCATCATTTTTGACTGTTCTTTATCTTCCATTTCTTGAGATATGATATGTCGTCATAATCTAAGAAAGGTTTAGAGACTGATTCTTTTAAAGGATGATAGACAAATCTTGCCTGTTTAAACTCATTTTTCTTATACCCCTTTTAAAATGATTTTGGTATATACGGAGTAGACCAAAAATCAGCATAATAGTCCTTTGCTCTGTTTGATAAGAGATGAGGATCAAAGTTTATTTTTCCCAATTCCTTTGAGACAAACCGCGGATCATTTTGCATCTTACGAATCTTGCATGATTTCTGAACATGTTTTTCACTACCACAAGAATAACAACATTTGATATTATGAGAGTTGTAATGTTTGTAGTTACCTGTTTGTGCAAGATCGTTGAAAGTTCCTTTATCTTTCTTTGCTCTCCTTAGATttgatctcttttcttcttcatcaactgtTTGTTTTTCACTGCAGATTTCTAAACAGTTGTGTTGAGTATTTTCTTTTGGAGACTCCTCTGTTTGAGTACATGCAGATTTGACAAACTTGGTTTCATTGTTAGAAACTATAGTATTATTTCCTTCAAATCCTAAACCACGTGTGTCTCGATGGTTTCTTCCTGGCTCCAATAAAGAAGATAAGTTGTTTGAACCCGTATTCATTTTTCTCAACATAAAGATTTcctcttttaatgaattgttttCATTGAGAGTAGTactgagagattcctctaaacaacTTATGTTAAAAAGaagattttcttccttttccttgaagcactCTTGTTGAGagttcaattttattttagagtCATCAAGCTCTTTCTCCAAAAGAAAGAAATTTTCTTGAGATCTTTCCAAATTTTTTTCAAAAGCCTCTACATAATGACGTTTAGTATTCATCCTTTTTTCGCAGTCACAAAATTGTTGGGTGAATTCTTCTTTTAACGATTCATGCTCTTTGTAGAGATTTTCAAACTTCAAtgttaaatctcgttctctttcaagagTCAAGAGAAGTTCAtttgagaagaaaagaaattgtTTACTCAATTACTTTAGTTCAGAAGTTTTCACACTTGATCTTTTATCATAGATCTCAATAATAGAACTCAAAAATGCCTCGCTAGAGGTCTCATCATTTGAATAATCTGAGATCGAAGAACACTCTCCTTTAGGGCACATatcttgtgatacgttaattgAGCCTTTatttagttttcgctctcgcttaacttttCCTTGGCCcgtatcttataggttggatcgcaccaaacacagattgttagatcttttcgtgtttgcctgctctgataccaattgaaaaggcgtgggtacccaaatatacctcaagcaaaaaaaattcctacctataagtccattctccgaaagtgattgtctatggactgagtcgagacaatacaactaatcgtttcacacttagtgtgatcgtttatggatacgagatcgagacaatacaacaacgaagtaagtttacttgatataaaggttcagacttaaccaaacacaataggattgcttatcaagtaaataggaattaatgtttgtgcgatttactttaattataataaaactattataatgcggaaatataaagtaaatgacagagaaagattttgttaacgaggaaaccgcaaatgcagaaaaaccctgggaccttgttcagaattgaatactctcaggattaagccgctacacaaaattacacctaacttcgtatagttgagaccaaacaactaaacctatagttcacctagttccgtctgtattcccacgcctccaacttataaataagtcacgtacttggaacaattcctttggttcgtattccaaacagtaaaggaacaacaaatatgtttggtatcaactctattcaaccaagtgatatgagtcggacaaaggctcttccatttatcttaacataaactccttcgtcgggtccttagatctatcttatgttcaattaccgaagtaattgtttaaTATTAAGCCACCAACACTCTTAAGCCaagaattatgttgatgccgatctactcaattaatcaatccaatctaccacaaggataaaccgattattaattggatcctcttttaccaaaacaagtattgtgcacaccaaagattataaacccaagtcagatcttcaatatcttctttttcttcaaatcttcttaaatcttcaataaaaacctgcacataatcacttgaatctcttgtgatcaatcacgcacaaaacggagtctgttaacaatggattatcacaagatcgtctttagaactaacaacagtataaaaatccctgtcgaaactctgaactagtttgagtgaattttatatcagaagagaatatcctcaagcacaaacaaactaggtgcaattagatttataccaccgttagtcaatcaaatcaatcgaaaacaaaagataaaccgcaattatctagtttcccaccaacgatacaggCTAGAGATTCttaatcccaaataagactttaaactgagcggccgtaagagatttcacctaattaggttactctcctctccgaataggcggctacaccggtAACAACAACagaagaggaagtctgttgttacgaaggattagtttgctagaaaggaaaacttcaagtatttatagacaaagaaggtttggacaccaaggaatttccaaaaccgaaaatattctcaagatattcattaaagcacaaattcggttttcataattcctggaaatgcgttgtccaaaaataatgatcgaaatctctcggaaaatctaattagtaaatgcacattactaattcttatatttacctaaaaaattaaatcaataaccttaattaaaagattcttaacttacttatgtttcgatcctgggattttcttcctttagctattaaggaataattttgaacaattaaagaaataaacattcacaacacgtgttcaaagtatgtcgacatccttactttgtaagttctctttcacacttacaaccttgaaacgatttgccacacttccaaacaagtttagaattggttcatccgactttcaagaactatgtgattgatcaaacaaacattcaatcataatcatgggtttgacggttctaccaaaacaagtttcggttctacctccatgtgagtattgtgcatagtcacactagctttccaaaaattcggttgactaggtaataggatcggttccccaaatatatatggtatctaacttatatgtgttgcacatgtcgataggatcggttccccacatatatatggtatctaacttatatgtgttgcacatgtccatatgatcggttcccctttctgatataaaccttgttgcacctcatacaaggatcggttcccctttgtgatgtagtgcacctcttactaggatcggttcccctttcccaaatttggtcagacataacacaaacccgatcataccatctcaggtgattacttaaaatcggtttcactaataaaagtcataccaatacataagtcagacctttgtgaatagttctaccaagaacacaaacaagttttgagcggttatactcaatcacacatattggttgttcataagattaaccaataacacctggcaatttccttttcggttcacaaacaagtttatgaacttacttccttagaacacatgtaaaacattgttaacTAGGattaaatcctcacctcatacccatacatagtcacaatagcattcaaacgattatggcgatgtcttatctacaaagtttaatagttaagcaataaacctcgtattgtattccttaatactatgtctatctagagttcaaatatgcttcacaattatgttttctatgtgcacgatttgaaagatacgttagggaatgaaacaattcaagtcaaatatcactaacctcaagtggaaggatgattgttgttgttgtagctccttgcttcttcacatcttcaagtcttcgcaatacttgtaatgtctcatatcctaatactttcaagataacctatacgaagttgactctagtacataatcaagcgactcttaacatgagttttgattcactaaaatatgacaaccaaacttgacataccaacgcttggtgggttcaaccgagcaatgctctaacagaaactgATCTGAAATTTGTCTCCAATCATCAACAAATTTTCACAAGAATAATAGAGTCAACTAGTTACTACAACAATCAACCTAGTTGGTTTTCCTTAAATAATGTTAACCACTTGATATATGTTACTGAACCAGAGTGTTTGTAGGAGCCAAATAACAATACTTTTGTTGGGACCACTACAAGGGGCCTGAAAGGCATACACGTTTGAGTCTATCGAAACCCTAAGACAACAAACATATCTGAAATGTATAACACATTTGAACTATATCAGGATCGGTCCTTACCACTAGGGATCAATCTTGAATCCATTTTCATCTATGAATCATTGTTTACAAGTCTACTTCCGCAGTTATCCACGTCACTAACAATTTCGacaataataaatatatatatatatacatatatattttttagaAGCATGTATATATTAAAAAGGAACTAAATAGAGATTACATAGAGGAATTTACTTCCCATAGAGTCACTTAAGAGAATCTAAGAAAGAAAAGGCGGGTTTGCTTGATCTCATATCGTTGTCGAGTAGTTTCCTTCTTCGCTCCTATATGCCGCGAAGTTTGCTATACCATCAGCTGCTTGGTTTCCTTTTCTGTAGTTGTGTTGAATGTGGCATGAAGGTATTTGACGCATTCTTTGTTTGATTTCTGCAACCATTTGAGATATATACCAAGGAGCCTCCGCCGATGTTTTGATAAAGCGCATGAGATTCTCAGAGTCCGTTTCAAATACCACTCTTGGCCATTGTCTTTCCATCGCTATTCTGGTTGCTATTACGGTTGCCCATGTCTCTGCCGTCAGTGCAGTAGTTAAACCTGGAGGTTGTGCAAGCGCCATAATGGTTTGTGCATTGAAGTCCCTGCAAATAATTCCTGCTCCGGCCATACCTGGATGGCCTCTAGCAGTTCCTTTTTATCCAGCCTGAATCCGGAATAGACCATCCAACTTGAATAATTGTACTAAATACTTTCCAACAGTTATAAGCcccattaaaattttaaaatatatTGAAAATCAATAACAAATTTTTGGGGACTTCGGCCAAATGGCCCAAAATTACAAGCTTATAAACCAATATTTAACCAAAAATGGTGAAAAAATTTGAGCACCCTTTGTTGGCAGAGTATCTCCTCCTAGACTAAAAATCCAACTTTACACCTTATATGGTAACCCATAAAAAAGCCTCATATTTTGAGCCCGCCTAGAGCACCCCAAACGTATAAGACGATCCTGAAAATATGAATTAATTCTTCTAGATCAACTGCGTAAAAGATGAAAAACATCATATAGATAGATATTCTTTCTTGAACAACGCGTCAATAAAGATTATCCATTCTGATTAATAGATGCCCACgatgatttaattatttttccttcTAATATTGTTTACTTGGTAATCCATCCTTCGTAGGGTTAGGATGAAAGCAAATACataacttgttctattctcttgttCCCTGGTGGCAATCTATCATgttttcaatttttctttttaatgaaCACACATTTGGCGTAGCAAAATTTTCACTCAAGGACGATTAGAGTAGTCTTGTAAGGGCTACACCTTTTCCCGACTCGAAATTGTCTTTCTTTTAACCAATTTTAACCTGGTAAATATTATCATCCAAGAACATTTTATAAAAGAATAGCTGCACCCAATAGCGGAGCCACGATGGGGTTAGAGAGGATAAATTTCCAAATTACAAATTCATCCTTCGATAATTAGGGGTTTTACAAGTTAGTCCCCCCTAAATTTGAAAAAGAAACACCAATATAAGTCTAGATCTTGCATAAGTCTTACAAAATGtctcaaaaatattaacaaataaGTGTGATTAgtattaaaattttgattttaggtATCAAATTTTGTGGTGATATACTTAAAATATCATAATATAGTAACAAAAACGTCCAAAAACAATCAAAAGCCCTTCGGCTGCACTATTGTAGGGTGATACCATCTTTCACCGTATAGATTTTTCCTTCCAATCAAATTTTTTTGGCTCCGGCACTGGATGCACAACTACACATTTCGCCTCCATCAATAAACCTGCATATGAGTTATAAACAAGTAGCTACACCACTGTGTATCAATTTGGAAGCGAGTTATAAAAAGTAGACGCACCTCGGGTTGTACATGATAACAATTATTCactaaaaccaaaccaaaccaaactgaTCTGGGAAAACCGAACCGAGTTATTTACTAATGGTTGGTTTtggtctaaaaacataaaaacagaaaataacggtttcggttttggtttgatgTGAAAACTGAACCGAATACCAATAATAAAACCGATTAGTTTTGATGTAATTAATATCAACCATTAATTACATTTTATCTTATATATTTAAACTATAAAAATCAATATTTAATTTTTAATGTGTAAGATGGGTTTTATTGTTAGTACTTGTAAAAATGATAAATCTCACTATTTTGAATACAATGAGAATCATGAGCCATCAGCACCCATTCAGAGAATTAGAAGGATTAATTCTGTCCCTCCGTTTGAGGAATCTGTCATTTTTGGTTCCTGTAATGGTTTATTATGTTTTGCTCAAAGCCCTTGGTTCGTTGAACAAACTTTTAATTCTGTCTGTATTTGTAACCCTCGTACAAAAGAGTATGTTGTGGTTCCGGAAATTAAGATAGATCGTGCTGATACTTTTTGTTGGGCGACTGGATTTGGTTATATTTCTTCAACTAATGAGTACAAAGTTGTTGGAGTATGTCAGTGGAGGGAGCTAGATTTTGTAGAAGTTCTTGTATACACATTAGGCAGTGGCAATGTATGGAGAAACCTCGGAAAGTTCAATGTTGGATGCAACGAAGCTTGGGGACACAGTATCTTTTTCAATGAAGCTCTTTATTGGCTAGACGTTGGATTACAAATGATCTTTGTCTTTGATTTGGCTGAAGAAAAGTTTCGCGAACACCCTCCACCACCTCCTTTGCCAACAGAGAGTAACTTTCTTAATAATAGAATAGGGGTTTCGGATGGATTTCTGTTTTTCACTTATTGTCTAATTGTCAGAGGGATCACATATTATGACACATGGCTATTAAGAAAGAAAAATGATGATCATGACATGAAAGAGAATGAGGAACATCAGTCATTGGGTTGCCGCTGCGAAGAATGGAAGGGTTTTAACTTACAGGGATAACTATCTCAACATCTGCGACACAAAAGCTTTAACCTCGAAAAGGCTTGTGGACGTTAAGGAATGGATTTATGAAATACTGCCTCACAAGAACACCTTAGTTTCGTTGAATGAATTAGGGGGAAAAGATACAAAGATAATGGATCCAGTTAGGAGGATGAGACTTCGGATGAGACGTACTTGTAAACCGGTCAGGTAATGTTCGTTGAGTTTCATTTTGAAATTGAATAACAAGTTACATTCCGCGACCTAAATGCTATTGACATTGTCTTAGTGAGTAATAT
Coding sequences within:
- the LOC113272707 gene encoding F-box/kelch-repeat protein At3g23880-like, whose protein sequence is MGFIVSTCKNDKSHYFEYNENHEPSAPIQRIRRINSVPPFEESVIFGSCNGLLCFAQSPWFVEQTFNSVCICNPRTKEYVVVPEIKIDRADTFCWATGFGYISSTNEYKVVGVCQWRELDFVEVLVYTLGSGNVWRNLGKFNVGCNEAWGHSIFFNEALYWLDVGLQMIFVFDLAEEKFREHPPPPPLPTESNFLNNRIGVSDGFLFFTYCLIVRGITYYDTWLLRKKNDDHDMKENEEHQSLGCRCEEWKGFNLQG